The sequence GGTCAAGGATGCAGCAAAAGCCGACGAACCGGCGGAAATGAACAACATCAAAAAACATGTCGACGAATCCGTTGCGAAAGGACAGGACTTCGAAGCGGCAACAGCAAGGCTTTTCACCCAGGCACCCGGCAGTTACGGTTCCATGGTTGAAGAGTTGATTGAAGATTCCGCCTGGGAAAACGAAGACGATCTCGACAACATGTTCATTAAAAGAACAAGTTATGCCTATGGCGGAAACCGTTATGGCGATCAGCAGCCGGAAATTCTCGAAAACCTTCTCGGTACCGTTGACCGTGTCGTCCAGCAGGTCGACTCCGCCGAGTACGGCATCTCCGACATCGATCGATATTTCTCCTCTTCCGGCTCATTGCAGCTTTCTGCACGAAAAAGAAACACCAAGGGTAACAATGTCAAACTGAACTACGTCGAGACCTTCACGGCGGATGTGAAAGTCGATGATGCCGATAAAGCCCTGAAAGTCGAATTTCGCTCGAAACTTCTGAACCCGAAGTGGTTCGAAAGCATGATAGACCAGGGACATACCGGTGCCACGGAAATCAGTAACCGCTTTACGTATATGGTTGGCTGGGACGCCGTAACCAAGGGTGTCGACGACTGGGTCTACAAGAAAGCTGCCGAAACGTACGCATTTAATCCGGAAATGCGTGAGCGCCTGACCCAGGTAAATCCTCAGGCAACTCTGAATATCGTCGGCAGAATGCTTGAAGCAAACGGCAGGGGTATGTGGAAAGCCGATCAGGAAACCATCAACCAGCTTCAGGCTATATACGCAGATCTCGAAGATCGCCTTGAAGGCATGCTCGATGATTGAGATAAAGGACAGAATAATACCTGAAAAGGCGTCTCTGAGGGACGCCTTTTCTCATTAATCGCACCACAACACACCCATAGTACGCAAAAAAAACTTTTTTCAACGAAATAGAGTTGTTTCACATTTTTCTTTTTCTTTTACAGTTTGATATATTCTAAAAAACCTGCTGTATGCCAGTATCAGGAAAGTGCAACATATCAAAAACTTTCTGGCGTTTTTTAGAGGTATTCCTCTTCTTTTTTGTTTCGGTTTTAGGTTACAGTTTCCTTGCTAAAACCTCATCGTTCAACGCCAAGTCAAAAAGCAAAGAACACTCTTTGAGGGTCGTTGTTACCCAGTGTTTTTCCGATAAAGATGTTTCAACGCTGTATTCTTCTCAAACATCAACACCCTCATCATCCGTTTGCACGTTCATTCATCCCCCCCCACCCTTTTACGCTATTTTCCAGCGAACAACAGAACGCTCCCCCCGCCGAACCCGCACCCTTCCCGTGCCGATGTACAATGCACCCGCTTTTCCCAAGACCAACCTCTTCCTGCAGAATCAGGTACTTATTATTTGATACCCTTTTTTCCTATCACTCTCGTAGGGTTTATGATTGATATGCCAGAAGTCTGACCAGCCAGATGATCAGCTTACCTGACAACGGCATTGAGTATTTCTGACACCGGCATTTCTTCTATAGAGATATAATTTTCCGGACTGTTTACCTTCGCTGACCAGAGCCGGTAAACCGTTCATATTACTTATAAAACAAAGAGAAGTACATCTATGCGCTTTCTCTTTTTGACCATGGAAGCCACAAACAACAGCGCAGTGAAAAAAGCTGCAGCTGTTCTGAATGGCAGGTTCAACTGTGAGCTCGAGGTAATGATATTCAACCTCGGCCTTTACAAGGGAGAGGAGACCTGGAGAAAACTTGAGCAGGTCTTTCCGGAAGCGGATTTCATTTTCGGTTCGATGCTTTTCAGCGAAGAAATTGTCAGGCCACTTGAAAAGCTTCTTGCAGGCGTGAGCTGCCCAGTCTGCATTATAACAAGCAACCCAACCCTTATTCGTCAAACACGACTGGGTAAATTCAGCCTCCATAAACCTGACAGCGAAGAAAAGAGAAAAAGCATCTTTAAAGATTGGGCCGCCAAACTCAAACCGAAAACAAGCCATGGTGAAAGCCAGCGGCAGTTGTCGCTTGTGCGCAACATAAGCAAGTTGTTGAAACATATCCCCGGCAAAGCAAGGGATATCCACACCTTTATCGTGTCCCACCAGTTTTGGCTCAACGGTTCTGAAGAAAACATGGAGCGCTTTCTCTGTCTTCTGATCAACCGTTACGTTCCCTCATTCAGCGAGCAACTCCCCCAAAAAGATCCGATTTTCTATCCGGAAACCGCACTTTACCATCCGGATGCCCAAGAGCCATTTTACACCGCACCGGAATTCAGAAAGTGGCTTGCTGAAAATCGGGCCGGCAAACGAAAAGGACTGGTAGCTATTCTTGCAATGCGGGCAACTGTTCTGAGCAAAAACATGCAGCACCTGGAACACCTCCTGCATGACCTGGAGTCCAAACAACTCGAAGCTTTCATCGTTTATAGCGGAGGGCTTGATTTCAGACCAGCGATAAGCACATTTTTCGGCGATGAAAACAGCGGGAAGCTCTCTCCCGACATGATCATCAATGCCACCGGCTTTTCTCTTGTTGGAGGACCTGCGGAAAACAGATCAAGTGAAGCAATTGTGGCACTCAAAAAAATTGCTGTCCCATATATCAATCTTGTCCCACTTTCGTTTCAGCCAATTCAGCAATGGAAATCGGGTAATGTAGGTCTGACCCCTCTGCAAACAGCCCTGAGCGTTGCGATTCCGGAACTTGACGGAGCCATTGAACCCCATGTCTATGCTGGCGCTGAAGCAACGAGTGACAAAACCGTTCCGTTACCTAAAGAAATAGGTACTATAACCGACCGCGTTCTGAAGCATGTGGCTTTGCGAAAAAAACTTCCTGCTGAAAAAAGAATCGCCATCATACTTTTCAATTTTCCACCGAATCTTGGCAATGCCGGTACAGCAGCCTATCTCAATGTTTTTGAAAGCCTTTTCAGTTTGCTTGAAGAGCTGAAAAAAGCCGGTTACAGCGTCCGGCTCCCTGACAACGTCGATGCGTTGAAAAATGAACTTCTGGAGGGTAACCGGAACACATTCGGCACAGATGGCAACGTCGCCGAACACCTGACGCTCGATGAGTATCGAAAAAACTTCCCGCACTACCATGAGATCGAATCATTCTGGGGCGATGCCCCCGGAGAAATGCTCAACGACGGCAAACGGTTTCATATTCTCGGCAGAACATTCGCCAACATTTTTGTCGGTCAGCAGCCAAGTTTTGGTTACGAACAGGATCCCATGCGTCTTCTCATGGCTAAAGATACTACGCCTAATCACGCATTTGCCGCATTCTATACCTGGCTTGAACATGTCTGGCAAGCCGATGCAGTCGTGCATTTCGGAACACATGGAGCCCTTGAATTCATGCCGGGAAAACAGGTCGGACTCGGCGCCTCGTGCTGGCCGAAACGCCTGGTCGGCAGCATGCCCGATTTTTATTATTACTGCGTGAATAACCCTAGTGAAGGAGCTATCGCAAAGAGAAGGGGGTTCGCAACACTCATCAGCTATCTTTCTCCTCCTCTTCAGCAAGCGGGACTTTACAAAGGACTTCGACAGCTTAGAGATCTCATAGAAAATCATTGCCGAAATCAGTCCGATGAAGTGCTTGAAGAAATCTTCACACTCGCTGAATCACTGGAGCTCGACGTAGACCGTCAACATCTCTCAATCGAGCACTACCTCTCCACCCTGAACAATGAATTGTACAGAGTTGAAGAACGAATGATTCCGCTCGGTCTTCATGTCATCGGCAAAAATCCGACTCCTGAATCCCTCGTCGACCAGCTCACGTTACTTGTCAGCCATCCGCTCGTATGCCTGGACAACTTGTCTCTACCGGAATATATCTGCCGGCTCCAAAAGACGGATTACCAACAACTGATTGAACAAAGCAGCAACGACCGGGAAGCCGAGCTTCAATGGCGGAAGATCATGTCTATCTCAACGGAAGCCGTTAGGCTCTTTATCGGCAGCATTCCGGACAAAAAAAGAAAACAGTACGATCTTTGCACCATACTTGAAGCCAATTTTCCGGTTAGAGTCTCAGCCGCCGAACACTATCTGATACGCGAAACACCGGTCAAAGCCGAACAGCTTTCCAGGCTCTGGACGTTTCTGCAGCGCATTCTTGTTGCAATGGTCAGCAACCGCGAAATCGAAGGAATGCTCGATGCTCTTGCCGGCAGATACATCGAACCATCGCCAGGCAGTGATCTCGTAAGAAACCCCGAGATAGTCCCTACCGGACGCAACATCCACAGCCTCGATCCTTTCAGTATCCCCTCGCTTATCGCACAAAAACAGGGAAAAGCTTCCGCTGAAGAGCTGCTTGCCCGTTATCGGGACGAATGCGGTGTTCTCCCAGAATCAATTGCAATTGTCCTTTGGGGCACCGATAACATAAAAAGTGATGGCGAAGGCATCGCTCAGGCGCTGGCACTTATCGGCGCAAAACCGAAAAACGATGAACTGGGCAAAATAAGCGACGTGGAGCTCTTACCCCAGAAAGAGTTGGGAAGACCCCGTATAGATATCGTGATCACCATCAGCGGCATATTTCGAGACCTCCTATCCCATCAGATAACACTGCTGGACAAAGCAGTCCGCCTTGCAGCTTCGGCAGATGAACCTGAATCCGTTAACTTTATCCGTAAAAACGTCTTACGGCAAGTCGCCCAAGAAGGCATCGCTTTTGACAATGCTGCGAACCGGGTTTTCTGCAATGCACCGGGCAATTATGGTGCAAATGTAAATCACCTTGTTGAAAGCAGCAGTTGGGAAAACGACAATGAGCTATCGCAAACGTTCATAAACCGAAAAAGTTTCTCATACAGTACACAAGGGGTATGGCAAGAATCACCGGAAATATTAACTTCAGCCTTGCGTAACGTTACGTTGACCTATCAGAACATTGACAGTTACGAAATAGGCTTATCCGATATTGACCATTATTATGAGTATCTTGGAGGCGTTTCGAAGTCAGTGGAACAGATCAGCCACTCAAAGCCAAAAGTAATGGTCGGTGATGTTAACGGTTTCGGTAAAAAACAGAAAATCAGTTCTCTTGAAAGCATGGTGGCGCTCGAAGCACGAACCAAGCTCCTTAACCCCAAGTGGTATGAATCCATGCTTGAACACGGTTATGAAGGCGTAAGGGAGATCGAGTCTCACCTCAGCAATACCTATGGCTGGAGCGCAACAGCATCAGCGGTAAAAGACTGGACATATGCGCAGTTCAACGAAACCTATCTGCAAGACAAAGAGATGCTTGAAAAACTCAAAGCCCTTAATCCACAAGCAACCATGTCGATGACAAGACGCCTTCTTGAAGCCGGCTCGAGGGGATTTTGGCAAG is a genomic window of Prosthecochloris marina containing:
- a CDS encoding magnesium chelatase subunit H, whose protein sequence is MTYKTKRSTSMRFLFLTMEATNNSAVKKAAAVLNGRFNCELEVMIFNLGLYKGEETWRKLEQVFPEADFIFGSMLFSEEIVRPLEKLLAGVSCPVCIITSNPTLIRQTRLGKFSLHKPDSEEKRKSIFKDWAAKLKPKTSHGESQRQLSLVRNISKLLKHIPGKARDIHTFIVSHQFWLNGSEENMERFLCLLINRYVPSFSEQLPQKDPIFYPETALYHPDAQEPFYTAPEFRKWLAENRAGKRKGLVAILAMRATVLSKNMQHLEHLLHDLESKQLEAFIVYSGGLDFRPAISTFFGDENSGKLSPDMIINATGFSLVGGPAENRSSEAIVALKKIAVPYINLVPLSFQPIQQWKSGNVGLTPLQTALSVAIPELDGAIEPHVYAGAEATSDKTVPLPKEIGTITDRVLKHVALRKKLPAEKRIAIILFNFPPNLGNAGTAAYLNVFESLFSLLEELKKAGYSVRLPDNVDALKNELLEGNRNTFGTDGNVAEHLTLDEYRKNFPHYHEIESFWGDAPGEMLNDGKRFHILGRTFANIFVGQQPSFGYEQDPMRLLMAKDTTPNHAFAAFYTWLEHVWQADAVVHFGTHGALEFMPGKQVGLGASCWPKRLVGSMPDFYYYCVNNPSEGAIAKRRGFATLISYLSPPLQQAGLYKGLRQLRDLIENHCRNQSDEVLEEIFTLAESLELDVDRQHLSIEHYLSTLNNELYRVEERMIPLGLHVIGKNPTPESLVDQLTLLVSHPLVCLDNLSLPEYICRLQKTDYQQLIEQSSNDREAELQWRKIMSISTEAVRLFIGSIPDKKRKQYDLCTILEANFPVRVSAAEHYLIRETPVKAEQLSRLWTFLQRILVAMVSNREIEGMLDALAGRYIEPSPGSDLVRNPEIVPTGRNIHSLDPFSIPSLIAQKQGKASAEELLARYRDECGVLPESIAIVLWGTDNIKSDGEGIAQALALIGAKPKNDELGKISDVELLPQKELGRPRIDIVITISGIFRDLLSHQITLLDKAVRLAASADEPESVNFIRKNVLRQVAQEGIAFDNAANRVFCNAPGNYGANVNHLVESSSWENDNELSQTFINRKSFSYSTQGVWQESPEILTSALRNVTLTYQNIDSYEIGLSDIDHYYEYLGGVSKSVEQISHSKPKVMVGDVNGFGKKQKISSLESMVALEARTKLLNPKWYESMLEHGYEGVREIESHLSNTYGWSATASAVKDWTYAQFNETYLQDKEMLEKLKALNPQATMSMTRRLLEAGSRGFWQADSETIEELQELYSELESHMEGVQSSS